A section of the Arcobacter roscoffensis genome encodes:
- a CDS encoding CvfB family protein: MNEKIEVGKTNTLRVNRVTEFGLFLIAKNDEEVLLPNAYIDKSMEVDTFVDVFIYTDSEDRIVATTLKPYVYLNEFASLEVVDTARFGAFVDIGLSKDILVPKNKQRSSYTVGGYKVLQLELDERTNRLIANEKFTLEKNEEKFEQNDEVDILLYSKTPLGFKVIVNNKTEGMIFHNEIFENIKVGDRKKAYIKNVRTDGKLDISLQKIGKKISDDKVIELLKENGGFMKYTYKSDAEDIKDTFGLSKKAFKATLTKLINDSKITLEDEGIRLK, translated from the coding sequence ATGAATGAAAAAATAGAAGTTGGAAAAACTAATACTCTAAGAGTTAATAGAGTTACAGAATTTGGGCTATTTTTAATAGCTAAAAATGATGAGGAAGTATTACTTCCAAACGCTTATATAGACAAATCAATGGAAGTTGATACTTTTGTAGATGTATTTATATACACAGATAGCGAAGATAGAATAGTTGCTACTACACTTAAGCCTTATGTATATTTAAATGAATTTGCCTCACTTGAAGTAGTTGATACTGCTAGATTCGGAGCATTTGTTGATATTGGTTTATCAAAAGATATATTAGTTCCTAAAAATAAGCAAAGAAGTTCATACACAGTAGGTGGCTACAAAGTACTTCAACTTGAACTTGATGAAAGAACAAATAGACTTATTGCAAATGAGAAGTTTACATTAGAAAAAAATGAAGAGAAATTTGAACAAAATGATGAGGTAGATATTTTACTTTATTCAAAAACACCTTTAGGTTTTAAAGTTATTGTAAACAATAAAACAGAAGGAATGATTTTTCATAATGAAATCTTTGAAAATATAAAAGTAGGGGATAGAAAAAAAGCTTATATTAAAAATGTAAGAACTGATGGAAAGTTAGATATATCTTTACAAAAGATTGGTAAAAAAATATCTGATGATAAAGTAATAGAACTACTTAAAGAGAATGGTGGTTTTATGAAATATACATATAAAAGTGATGCCGAAGATATAAAAGATACTTTTGGTTTAAGTAAAAAAGCTTTTAAAGCAACACTTACAAAACTTATAAATGATAGTAAAATAACACTAGAAGATGAGGGAATTAGACTCAAATAG
- the prx-suh gene encoding thiol peroxidase Prx-SUH: MATTKLKGNVVNLTGNEVNVGDKAPVVNVVAKDLSNVQVGGESGKTQIVVVVPSLDTPVCAAETRKFNEEAASIENAEVVVVSMDLPFAMGRFCTTEGIENVTVGSDFRAKEFANAYGVLIADGALAGVTCRAVFIINAAGEVTFKEICPEITEEPNYAEILEAAKNA; this comes from the coding sequence ATGGCAACGACTAAATTAAAAGGTAATGTTGTAAACTTAACTGGAAATGAAGTAAATGTTGGTGATAAAGCACCAGTTGTAAATGTAGTAGCAAAAGACTTATCAAATGTACAAGTTGGTGGAGAGTCTGGAAAAACTCAAATTGTAGTTGTAGTTCCATCATTAGACACTCCTGTATGTGCTGCTGAAACTAGAAAATTCAACGAAGAAGCTGCAAGTATTGAAAATGCAGAAGTAGTTGTAGTTTCTATGGACTTACCATTTGCAATGGGAAGATTTTGTACAACTGAAGGAATTGAAAATGTAACTGTTGGTTCTGACTTCAGAGCTAAAGAGTTCGCTAATGCTTATGGTGTATTAATTGCTGATGGTGCTTTAGCAGGTGTTACTTGTAGAGCTGTATTTATCATCAATGCTGCAGGTGAAGTAACTTTCAAAGAGATTTGTCCAGAAATTACAGAAGAACCAAACTACGCAGAGATTTTAGAAGCTGCAAAAAACGCTTAA